From Paraburkholderia sabiae, a single genomic window includes:
- the fhuF gene encoding siderophore-iron reductase FhuF yields MSSDAKPFATFVTDAPFAEYVGRVWLGMPANNAPNADDGTRVCVPLTELVTQRTAILDAMTLRYGGDADRHARALLSQWSKYYFALAVPAALVSALVLRRPLAMAPARCVLLLNEGMPEALYLPHDALGETTDDPARRYASLVDEHLRGVIDMIASMTKIAPRVLWSNVGNLLDSLFERCAAMPDATRDAAWLFESRVLFGGDEPNPLRVPVRNVTPRSTLLPASFRARRVCCVRYEIPGEDQLCASCPLLLTMSDEELALQECIR; encoded by the coding sequence ATGTCGTCGGATGCGAAACCGTTCGCCACGTTCGTCACCGATGCGCCGTTCGCTGAGTATGTCGGACGTGTGTGGCTCGGCATGCCTGCCAACAACGCGCCGAACGCCGATGACGGTACGCGAGTCTGTGTGCCTTTAACGGAACTGGTCACACAGCGAACAGCGATCCTCGATGCAATGACGTTGCGCTACGGAGGCGATGCCGACCGTCACGCACGTGCGCTGCTGTCGCAGTGGAGCAAATACTATTTCGCGCTCGCGGTGCCGGCTGCACTCGTGTCCGCGCTTGTACTGCGCCGCCCGCTCGCGATGGCGCCCGCACGCTGCGTGTTGCTGCTGAACGAAGGCATGCCCGAAGCGCTTTATCTGCCGCACGATGCACTCGGCGAAACCACGGACGATCCCGCGCGACGTTATGCATCGCTTGTCGATGAGCACCTGCGTGGCGTGATCGACATGATCGCGAGCATGACAAAGATCGCACCGCGCGTGTTGTGGAGCAATGTCGGCAATCTGCTCGACTCGCTCTTCGAACGATGCGCCGCGATGCCGGACGCGACCCGCGACGCCGCGTGGCTGTTCGAATCGCGCGTGCTGTTCGGCGGCGATGAACCGAACCCGCTGCGAGTGCCCGTGCGCAACGTGACGCCGCGTTCGACGCTATTGCCCGCGTCGTTTCGTGCGCGGCGCGTGTGCTGCGTCCGCTACGAAATTCCCGGAGAAGATCAACTGTGTGCGAGCTGTCCGCTACTACTCACGATGAGCGACGAAGAACTCGCGCTGCAAGAATGCATACGATGA
- a CDS encoding ABC transporter ATP-binding protein — MKSSSNMALSARSLTVGYRDHVVIDSLDIDVRANRVTALCGPNGCGKSTLLRTLAGLQPALAGEVTVADKPLASYRRRDLARTLTMLSQFNQIPAGLSVRELVAYGRYAHGGWMRGLSKEDHAAIDDALAASGIADDAARDVAALSGGERQRAWIAMALAQRAPIVLLDEPTTYLDIHHQLDILGELRRLNRERGLTIVWVLHDLNQAAAYSDEIVLMRDGRIVAQGTPDAIIDPQHLEATFGVPMLRIAHPQTGAPMCVPAHPDSDEATRESAADKDLAA, encoded by the coding sequence ATGAAGAGCAGTTCGAACATGGCGCTGTCGGCGCGTTCGCTGACAGTGGGATATCGCGATCACGTCGTGATCGATTCGCTCGACATCGACGTGCGCGCGAATCGCGTGACGGCGCTGTGCGGGCCGAACGGATGCGGCAAGAGCACGTTGCTGCGCACGCTCGCCGGTTTGCAGCCCGCGCTTGCAGGCGAGGTGACAGTAGCGGACAAACCGCTCGCTTCGTATCGACGGCGCGATCTCGCGCGCACGCTGACGATGCTCTCGCAGTTCAACCAGATTCCCGCCGGGCTCTCCGTTCGCGAACTGGTTGCGTATGGGCGCTATGCACACGGCGGCTGGATGCGTGGTTTGTCGAAAGAAGATCACGCTGCGATCGACGACGCACTCGCCGCAAGCGGTATCGCCGACGATGCCGCGCGCGATGTCGCCGCACTCTCCGGCGGCGAACGACAACGCGCATGGATAGCGATGGCGCTCGCGCAACGTGCGCCCATCGTGCTGCTCGACGAACCGACCACGTACCTCGACATTCATCATCAGCTCGACATACTCGGCGAACTGCGCAGACTGAATCGCGAGCGCGGCCTGACGATCGTCTGGGTGCTGCACGATCTGAATCAGGCCGCTGCATACAGCGACGAAATCGTGTTGATGCGCGACGGCCGTATCGTCGCGCAGGGTACGCCCGACGCGATCATCGACCCGCAGCATCTCGAAGCGACCTTCGGCGTGCCGATGCTGCGTATTGCGCATCCTCAGACGGGCGCGCCGATGTGCGTACCCGCGCATCCCGACAGCGATGAAGCGACCCGCGAATCCGCCGCCGACAAGGATCTCGCCGCATGA
- a CDS encoding ABC transporter substrate-binding protein, protein MHTMKQALRVTVGAACLAFALSAGAAGVTPAFACTPLSSNPTVTQASDTLPAHPQRIVVLEFMFAEALLSLDITPAGMVDTAYYPSWIGYGVERMQSVPDVGTRQEPSLEAIAALKPDLIIGVGFRHAPIFAALKSIAPTVLFQFSPDMKLDGAQATQLEWARRIFDTIGCMTGRTVQAQAVERRLDEGLARDAKRLADAGRTHADFALLQELGLPDRYWAYTGNSMAGGVAKQLGVTLWPAQPTREGTRCVTSEDLLQRPQTSVLLTSATGPDVKLDAKLDSPVWRFVPARRDGRVTLVERNVWGFGGPMSALKLSHALTDALLSLPPVKTSASR, encoded by the coding sequence ATGCATACGATGAAGCAGGCGTTGCGCGTGACAGTCGGCGCGGCATGTCTCGCGTTTGCCCTCTCCGCGGGTGCTGCCGGCGTGACACCTGCGTTCGCGTGCACGCCGCTGTCGTCGAATCCCACGGTGACGCAGGCGAGCGACACGCTGCCCGCGCATCCGCAGCGCATCGTCGTGCTCGAATTCATGTTTGCCGAAGCGCTGCTTTCGCTCGATATCACGCCTGCGGGTATGGTCGATACCGCGTATTACCCGTCGTGGATCGGCTACGGCGTCGAGCGCATGCAGTCGGTGCCGGACGTGGGCACGCGCCAGGAGCCGAGCCTCGAAGCAATCGCCGCGCTCAAGCCCGATCTGATTATCGGCGTTGGCTTCCGTCACGCGCCCATTTTTGCGGCGCTTAAATCGATTGCGCCGACCGTCCTGTTCCAGTTCAGTCCCGACATGAAGCTCGATGGCGCGCAAGCGACGCAGCTCGAATGGGCGCGCAGAATCTTCGACACGATCGGCTGCATGACGGGGCGCACGGTGCAGGCGCAGGCCGTCGAACGTCGACTCGACGAAGGGCTCGCGCGCGATGCAAAGCGACTCGCCGACGCAGGCCGCACGCATGCCGATTTCGCGCTGTTGCAGGAACTCGGCTTGCCCGACCGATACTGGGCCTACACGGGAAACAGCATGGCGGGTGGCGTCGCGAAGCAACTCGGCGTAACGCTGTGGCCCGCGCAACCGACGCGTGAAGGCACGCGCTGTGTCACCTCCGAAGATCTGTTGCAGCGCCCGCAAACGAGCGTATTGCTGACGAGCGCGACGGGCCCCGACGTGAAACTCGATGCGAAACTCGATTCGCCCGTTTGGCGTTTCGTACCCGCGCGCCGCGACGGACGCGTGACACTGGTCGAGCGCAATGTGTGGGGCTTCGGCGGACCGATGTCGGCGCTGAAGCTGTCGCATGCATTGACGGATGCGCTGCTTTCGTTGCCTCCGGTTAAAACATCTGCGTCGCGCTGA
- a CDS encoding MbtH family protein: MTQNTHQDAQDDVQYTVVINDEEQYSIWPTFRDVPAGWREVGVRGPKAACLEHIESVWTDMRPASLRRHMDAASNAR, translated from the coding sequence ATGACCCAGAACACGCATCAAGACGCACAGGACGACGTTCAATACACGGTCGTCATCAACGACGAAGAACAGTATTCGATCTGGCCGACGTTCCGCGACGTGCCCGCGGGCTGGCGCGAAGTCGGCGTGCGCGGGCCGAAAGCCGCGTGCCTCGAACATATCGAAAGCGTTTGGACGGATATGCGCCCCGCGAGCCTGCGCCGTCACATGGACGCTGCATCGAACGCGCGCTGA
- a CDS encoding TauD/TfdA family dioxygenase: MTATLPTLDDLRIEPGLPTIVSPRGDRALTLDAAAPLLRDIANNCIERVGGVLFTGFAVPSIDTFQQFAASFGSPLIGYEFASTPRSQVEGAVYTSTEYPPHRSIPLHNEQSYTREWPMRIWFHCALAARAGGATPIADSRAIYRALDPALIERFARRELLYVRNFGQGLDLPWQQAFGTDDPRAVDAMCATRGIECEWREGDDGEALLRTREHCQAVAVHPRTGDRVWFNQAHLFHLSALDEDMQEALVDAVGIENVPRNVYYGDGTPLEADALAEIRGVLDQQRVVFPWVGGDVLMLDNMLTAHARDPFEGPRKVVVAMAESYSVPTNAHLPKTFATAT; the protein is encoded by the coding sequence ATGACAGCGACTCTCCCGACTCTCGACGACCTGCGCATCGAGCCCGGTCTGCCGACCATCGTGTCGCCGCGCGGCGATCGCGCGCTGACGCTCGATGCCGCCGCGCCGCTCTTGCGCGACATCGCGAACAACTGCATCGAGCGTGTGGGCGGCGTGCTGTTCACAGGTTTCGCCGTGCCGTCGATCGATACGTTCCAGCAATTCGCGGCGTCGTTCGGCTCGCCGTTGATCGGCTACGAGTTCGCGTCGACGCCGCGCAGCCAGGTCGAAGGCGCGGTGTATACGTCGACGGAATATCCGCCGCATCGCTCGATTCCGCTGCACAACGAGCAGTCGTATACGCGCGAATGGCCGATGCGCATCTGGTTTCATTGCGCGCTCGCCGCACGCGCTGGCGGCGCGACGCCGATCGCCGACAGCCGCGCAATTTACCGTGCGCTCGATCCCGCGTTGATCGAACGCTTTGCGCGACGCGAACTGCTATACGTGCGCAACTTCGGTCAGGGACTCGATTTGCCGTGGCAGCAGGCGTTCGGCACCGACGATCCGCGCGCCGTCGACGCGATGTGCGCGACGCGCGGCATCGAATGCGAATGGCGTGAAGGTGACGACGGCGAAGCGCTGCTGCGTACGCGTGAGCATTGCCAGGCCGTCGCGGTGCATCCACGCACGGGCGACCGCGTGTGGTTCAACCAGGCGCATCTGTTCCATCTGTCCGCGCTCGACGAAGACATGCAGGAAGCGCTCGTCGATGCCGTGGGAATCGAGAACGTGCCGCGCAATGTCTATTACGGCGACGGCACGCCGCTCGAAGCCGATGCGCTCGCCGAGATTCGCGGCGTGCTGGATCAGCAGCGTGTCGTGTTTCCGTGGGTCGGCGGCGATGTATTGATGCTCGACAACATGCTGACGGCGCACGCTCGCGATCCGTTCGAAGGCCCGCGCAAGGTCGTCGTCGCGATGGCGGAAAGCTACAGCGTACCGACGAACGCCCACCTGCCGAAGACATTCGCCACCGCTACATAA
- the fhuB gene encoding Fe(3+)-hydroxamate ABC transporter permease FhuB yields the protein MTTLAARKRMQRAAPRWRDVQQSRVGMLTISLTVMLVVIAALRLAPDLSMLLHAATSNAGHTSDENALAHVLLVNLHVPRVLAAIVAGACLGVAGALFQALTRNPLASPDLLGITGGAQLGLLAAMLIPALAGTASVPLLFACGLLAAACVAAAAGGWRATPLRMVLAGSVCMLLFSAVSTLTLAFFEQSIAGVALWASGSLYQPGADGLLTAVLWLLLPLAALPFVVRPLDPIALGDDAALAVGVRVDAARFYALLVAVGFASVAVSIAGPMSYVGLIAPNLLRHLRGSRSTRLAALAPLSALVGALLVLATDSMVLALDLDGTLSTGVAIAVVGTPLMLAMIRHGGAWTSALTNTADAAAQTARGRFASWITGLSAFGIASMVVAVVVVSIYAAGTLGSTTLDPSRWLAALNGNDAVARMLLDLRLPRVACALLAGAMLAASGVLMQSVVRNPLAGPEVVGVTQGASLATLVALLFWPLAAHATIAVSSLIGGGITLVAILALNRRTRYAPLAVALTGLVVGTLWTTLAQWVIVQESVQPARFVVWLVGGTYGRSWSDVLALLPWCALALPAFVLLARPLDLLALGDDQAASLGLPVALLRPLALTVATVAACAAVAAVGPIGFVGLMAPHLAAMLGARAHRMRLWLAATCGAAILAAADIGARTLLAPREIPAGVLTALIGAPYLLALLIVQARRERKRGR from the coding sequence ATGACCACGCTCGCCGCACGAAAGCGGATGCAGCGCGCGGCGCCGCGCTGGCGCGACGTGCAGCAAAGCCGCGTCGGCATGCTGACGATATCGCTGACCGTGATGCTCGTTGTCATTGCAGCGCTGCGTCTCGCGCCCGATCTGTCGATGCTGCTGCATGCGGCAACGTCGAATGCAGGACACACGAGCGACGAAAATGCGCTCGCGCATGTGCTGCTGGTGAATCTGCACGTGCCGCGCGTGCTGGCCGCGATCGTCGCGGGCGCATGCCTCGGCGTAGCGGGTGCGCTGTTTCAGGCGCTGACGCGTAATCCGCTGGCGTCGCCGGATCTGCTCGGCATCACGGGCGGCGCGCAGCTCGGCCTGCTTGCCGCGATGCTGATTCCCGCGCTGGCGGGCACGGCTTCGGTGCCGTTGCTGTTCGCGTGCGGCCTGCTGGCTGCGGCGTGCGTCGCGGCAGCAGCGGGAGGCTGGCGCGCGACGCCCTTGCGCATGGTGCTTGCGGGCAGCGTCTGCATGCTGCTGTTTTCGGCTGTATCGACGCTCACGCTCGCGTTCTTCGAACAGAGCATCGCGGGCGTCGCGTTGTGGGCGAGCGGCAGTCTCTATCAACCGGGCGCGGACGGACTGCTGACAGCCGTGCTTTGGCTGCTGTTGCCGCTTGCTGCGCTGCCCTTCGTCGTACGTCCGCTCGATCCGATTGCACTCGGCGATGACGCCGCACTTGCCGTGGGCGTGCGTGTGGACGCAGCGCGCTTTTACGCGTTGCTGGTCGCGGTCGGCTTTGCGAGTGTGGCGGTGAGTATCGCGGGACCGATGTCGTATGTCGGGCTGATCGCGCCGAATCTGCTGCGCCATCTGCGCGGCTCGCGCTCGACGCGTCTTGCCGCGCTCGCGCCGCTGTCCGCGCTGGTCGGCGCATTGCTCGTCCTTGCAACCGACAGCATGGTGCTCGCGCTCGATCTCGACGGCACGCTCTCGACGGGCGTCGCGATTGCTGTTGTCGGCACGCCGTTGATGCTCGCGATGATCCGTCACGGCGGCGCATGGACGTCGGCGCTCACGAACACTGCGGACGCTGCCGCGCAAACGGCTCGCGGGCGTTTTGCTTCGTGGATTACGGGACTTTCTGCATTCGGTATTGCGTCGATGGTCGTTGCAGTCGTCGTTGTGTCGATCTATGCGGCGGGCACACTCGGTTCGACCACACTCGATCCTTCGCGCTGGCTCGCGGCCTTGAACGGTAACGATGCCGTTGCGCGCATGCTGCTCGATCTGCGTTTGCCGCGTGTCGCGTGCGCCTTGCTTGCGGGTGCGATGCTCGCGGCGAGCGGCGTGCTGATGCAAAGCGTCGTGCGCAATCCGCTCGCGGGGCCCGAGGTGGTGGGCGTGACGCAGGGTGCGTCGCTGGCGACGCTCGTCGCGCTGCTGTTCTGGCCGCTCGCCGCGCACGCGACAATTGCCGTGTCGTCGCTGATCGGCGGCGGTATTACGCTTGTCGCGATCCTCGCGTTGAACCGGCGCACGCGCTACGCGCCGCTTGCCGTGGCGTTGACGGGGCTGGTAGTCGGCACGCTATGGACGACGCTAGCGCAATGGGTGATCGTGCAGGAAAGCGTGCAGCCCGCGCGCTTCGTCGTGTGGCTGGTGGGCGGGACGTATGGGCGCAGCTGGAGCGATGTGCTCGCGCTGTTGCCGTGGTGCGCGCTGGCGCTGCCTGCGTTCGTGCTGCTCGCGCGTCCGCTCGATCTGCTCGCGCTCGGCGACGATCAGGCCGCGTCGCTCGGTTTGCCCGTCGCGTTGTTGCGTCCGCTCGCGTTGACGGTTGCGACGGTCGCCGCGTGTGCGGCGGTGGCGGCTGTCGGTCCCATCGGTTTTGTCGGCTTGATGGCGCCGCATCTTGCAGCGATGCTCGGCGCGCGCGCGCATCGTATGCGCCTGTGGCTCGCGGCGACATGCGGCGCAGCGATTCTCGCAGCCGCCGATATCGGCGCACGCACGCTGCTCGCACCGCGCGAGATTCCGGCGGGCGTGCTGACCGCCTTGATCGGTGCGCCGTATCTGCTCGCATTGCTGATCGTGCAGGCAAGGCGCGAACGCAAGCGCGGACGATGA
- a CDS encoding cyclic peptide export ABC transporter, translated as MTVSNAPPVNGSDRPNKPATRLLLSLLRRSRGALALALIACIANGVSSVLLVATLNRALSAPAAADLPLALRFGACALVALIARIVSGVLFAGLSQDTMSRMREHVSARVAAAELRDVERVGAAPVQSILTDDATNVSMLFFALPNIVMHGSIVAGCLAYLAWLSWPVCVLALAAIVIGSLGYRFGDIRAIASLEAAGRAQDRLFDYLGSLFAGAKELKLHRERARQFVDGQLGSAINEVRDHRRRAFVAYAVGVGWIIFLFYVFLGAATFLPSIGVHADAHAAAGYVIVFLFMLVPLDGLLNNLPTVNAARVSLERIERVLAEFEEQHRAVAPSLVSTAQSAAFDTLTLRGITHAYFHERDERMFRIGPIDLSFKPGELVFIVGGNGSGKTTLAKVLTGLYEPEDGVIEVDGTAVTRDTRPAYRERFSTVFNDFHLFDSLLGIVDPDDANGNARAAADARANALLAKLALDHKVSVENGTFSTRALSTGQRKRLALVVAYLEDRPFYLFDEWAADQDPSFKAVFYEQLLPELRGRGKTVVVITHDDRYFPLADRVLKLDNGAIVNETRGVPHAVAGQASTRAPVPADAPRPRMDAS; from the coding sequence ATGACTGTTTCCAACGCACCGCCCGTGAATGGTTCGGATCGCCCGAACAAACCCGCTACCCGTCTGTTGTTGTCGCTATTGCGGCGTTCGCGCGGCGCGCTTGCGCTCGCGTTGATCGCATGCATCGCGAATGGCGTGTCGAGCGTGTTGCTCGTCGCAACGCTCAATCGCGCATTGAGCGCGCCCGCCGCGGCCGATCTTCCGCTCGCGTTGCGCTTCGGCGCTTGCGCGCTGGTCGCGCTGATCGCGCGCATCGTGTCGGGCGTGCTGTTCGCCGGGCTTTCGCAGGACACGATGAGCCGCATGCGCGAACATGTGTCCGCGCGCGTCGCGGCAGCGGAACTGCGCGACGTCGAACGCGTGGGCGCAGCGCCCGTTCAATCGATCCTTACCGACGATGCCACCAACGTGTCGATGCTCTTCTTCGCGTTGCCCAACATCGTGATGCACGGCTCGATCGTCGCGGGCTGTCTCGCGTATCTCGCGTGGCTGTCGTGGCCCGTCTGTGTGCTGGCGCTTGCTGCCATCGTGATCGGCTCGCTCGGTTACCGCTTCGGCGACATTCGCGCGATCGCATCGCTCGAAGCAGCGGGCCGCGCGCAGGACCGGCTGTTCGACTATCTGGGCTCGTTGTTTGCGGGCGCGAAAGAATTGAAGCTGCATCGCGAGCGCGCACGTCAATTCGTCGACGGACAACTCGGCTCCGCGATCAACGAAGTGCGCGATCATCGACGCCGCGCCTTTGTTGCATACGCAGTCGGCGTCGGCTGGATCATCTTTCTGTTCTACGTGTTCCTCGGCGCGGCCACGTTTCTGCCGTCAATCGGCGTGCATGCCGATGCGCATGCGGCCGCCGGTTATGTGATCGTGTTCCTGTTCATGCTCGTGCCGCTCGACGGCCTGCTGAACAATCTGCCGACCGTCAACGCAGCGCGCGTGTCGCTCGAACGCATCGAGCGCGTACTTGCCGAGTTCGAGGAGCAGCATCGCGCCGTTGCGCCGTCGCTCGTTTCGACCGCGCAGTCGGCGGCCTTCGACACGCTCACGTTGCGCGGCATCACGCACGCGTATTTCCACGAACGCGACGAGCGCATGTTCCGCATCGGGCCCATCGATCTGAGCTTCAAACCGGGCGAACTGGTGTTCATCGTCGGCGGCAACGGCAGCGGCAAGACGACGCTCGCAAAAGTGCTGACGGGCCTGTACGAACCGGAAGATGGCGTGATCGAAGTCGATGGCACAGCCGTCACGCGCGATACGCGGCCCGCGTATCGTGAGCGCTTTTCGACGGTGTTCAACGACTTCCATCTGTTCGATTCGCTGCTCGGTATCGTCGATCCCGACGATGCGAATGGCAATGCCCGCGCCGCCGCCGATGCACGCGCCAATGCGCTGCTCGCGAAGCTCGCGCTGGATCACAAGGTCAGCGTGGAAAACGGTACATTCTCAACCCGCGCGTTGTCGACAGGGCAGCGCAAGCGTCTTGCGCTCGTCGTCGCGTATCTGGAAGATCGTCCGTTCTATCTGTTCGACGAATGGGCCGCCGACCAGGATCCTTCATTCAAGGCCGTGTTTTACGAGCAATTGCTGCCGGAATTGCGTGGACGCGGCAAGACAGTCGTCGTGATTACGCACGATGACCGCTACTTCCCGCTTGCCGACCGCGTGCTGAAACTGGATAACGGTGCGATCGTCAACGAAACGCGCGGCGTGCCGCATGCGGTCGCGGGACAGGCTTCAACGCGCGCGCCCGTTCCTGCCGACGCGCCTCGGCCCAGGATGGACGCAAGTTGA